In a genomic window of Dyadobacter fermentans DSM 18053:
- a CDS encoding type IX secretion system plug protein: protein MRPILLIVLFLICTHAYAQPQGLRLEDFIYQDKIKTVLLYPALDDPENPTRLLTPPITPLNNPAPLVLEFDDMSGQPEGYRAKIVHCNADWTKSNLNDIEFTFEFNEYPISVYEQSFSTKVPYTHYRFELPKLKLPGNYVIYVFSERDRKLMISRRFMHYQTRVNVAAKARFSQGIEQQFSDQQIDFSVDYKGYQLIAPQTDLKVVIRKNFRWDEAKTNFKPSNVRPFDQLLEYTFFDLENTFKGGNEFRYFDSRSLTGRGYGVNEIERTDEYTKLFLFPDKPRAHVPYVQMDDFNGQYIVDQRESGRGSVEADYTPVVFTLKTQEDPEATFYVNGAFNLWQLTDRNKMTYDATAQAYQAELMVKQGVINYNYTVVRGNQKPDEAALEGDFAATENDYDILIYHRPPASRADLLIGYRTVEWNRRR from the coding sequence ATGCGTCCCATACTGCTGATCGTTCTTTTTCTCATTTGCACACACGCTTACGCGCAGCCGCAGGGGCTCCGCCTGGAAGATTTTATTTATCAGGACAAGATCAAAACCGTACTGCTGTACCCGGCCCTGGACGATCCCGAAAATCCCACCCGACTGCTCACACCACCCATCACACCGCTCAACAATCCGGCTCCGCTGGTGCTGGAATTCGACGATATGAGCGGCCAGCCGGAGGGTTACCGTGCCAAAATCGTCCATTGCAATGCCGACTGGACCAAGTCCAACCTGAACGATATCGAGTTCACATTCGAGTTCAACGAATACCCGATCAGCGTGTACGAGCAGTCGTTCAGCACGAAGGTGCCTTACACGCACTACCGCTTCGAGTTGCCCAAATTGAAACTTCCGGGGAATTATGTAATCTATGTTTTTTCGGAGCGGGATCGAAAACTAATGATCAGCCGGCGCTTTATGCATTATCAAACGCGCGTGAATGTGGCGGCGAAGGCGCGCTTTTCTCAGGGCATCGAACAGCAATTTTCGGATCAGCAGATTGATTTTTCGGTCGATTACAAAGGTTATCAGCTCATCGCGCCGCAAACCGACCTGAAAGTGGTGATCCGCAAAAATTTCCGCTGGGACGAGGCCAAGACAAATTTCAAACCTTCCAACGTCCGCCCGTTCGACCAGCTATTGGAATACACTTTCTTCGACCTCGAAAATACCTTCAAAGGCGGAAACGAATTCAGGTACTTCGACAGCCGGTCGCTCACCGGGCGCGGCTATGGGGTAAATGAAATTGAGCGAACAGACGAATACACGAAGCTCTTTCTCTTTCCCGACAAGCCGCGGGCACACGTGCCGTACGTGCAAATGGACGATTTCAATGGTCAGTACATTGTAGATCAGCGCGAATCGGGCCGCGGCAGCGTTGAGGCGGATTACACGCCTGTCGTATTTACATTAAAAACCCAAGAAGATCCCGAGGCTACGTTTTATGTGAACGGCGCATTCAACCTGTGGCAGCTCACCGACCGCAACAAAATGACTTACGACGCGACGGCACAGGCATACCAGGCCGAATTGATGGTGAAACAGGGCGTGATCAACTACAACTACACCGTCGTGAGAGGCAACCAGAAGCCCGACGAAGCGGCCCTGGAAGGGGATTTTGCCGCAACCGAAAACGACTACGACATATTGATCTACCACCGTCCGCCAGCCAGCCGCGCCGATTTGCTGATCGGCTACCGGACGGTCGAATGGAACAGGCGGCGGTAA
- a CDS encoding Uma2 family endonuclease: MTAVAIKMYTQEEYLELERAAEYKSEYYRGEIFAMSGASRYHNRITENLSIEVGGFLKGKPCQSFSRDMRVHIPENTLYTYPDLLIVCGKPEFLDNQTDTLLNPSVIIEVLSPSTEGYDQGKKFHLYRSLKTLTEYVLIDSQEERAEVYRKGSDGVWRLASEADDLEGSIEIAHIGLTLKMADIYSQVDALRQ; the protein is encoded by the coding sequence ATGACAGCAGTAGCGATCAAAATGTACACGCAGGAAGAATATCTCGAACTGGAACGCGCCGCCGAGTACAAGAGCGAGTACTACCGCGGGGAAATTTTTGCGATGTCGGGAGCGAGCAGGTATCACAACCGGATCACGGAGAATTTGTCCATAGAAGTTGGCGGATTTCTGAAAGGGAAGCCATGCCAAAGCTTTTCCCGCGACATGCGCGTCCACATCCCTGAGAATACGCTCTATACGTATCCGGACCTGCTTATTGTCTGTGGCAAGCCGGAGTTCCTGGATAACCAAACAGACACATTGCTCAATCCATCGGTAATTATCGAAGTGCTTTCACCCAGTACGGAAGGCTATGATCAGGGAAAGAAATTTCATTTGTACCGAAGCCTCAAAACGCTTACTGAGTATGTGCTGATCGATTCTCAGGAGGAGAGAGCTGAGGTGTACCGAAAGGGAAGCGACGGTGTGTGGCGTCTGGCGTCGGAGGCGGATGATTTGGAAGGTAGCATTGAAATCGCACATATCGGGCTGACACTCAAAATGGCAGACATTTACTCCCAGGTCGACGCGCTGAGGCAATAA